The following coding sequences are from one Salinicoccus sp. Bachu38 window:
- a CDS encoding helicase-related protein: MILDHRGDIIYKSAGVDAAQPLCHRCGNRDRRYFYTYYAAFHESRVMYCMKCVSLGRSDSMTPLKFKDTERLAESSPYGLDFELSGQQSRASERILETVKKGGALLLYAVTGAGKTEMTFESIRWARGEGLNVAFVSPRIDVVKEVHMRLCGAFQSSEIDLMYDGVKQVYNHHFTVCTVHQLYNFVDHFDCIIVDETDAFPLPQDPLLMHAIRRAATGRASFIFMTATPSRQLIREVGQGNIITLPRRYHGHDLAVPKLVWHNVARDVSRRRLPKKLMILIRSILAEERRALIFIPEIAMMDALFNLVKVHFPASASVHSGDPERSGKVERMRTGEIEVMLTTTILERGVTFDRLDAIIVHAERFNTESLIQMCGRVGRKTTDPVGSIWFIAHHQSAGIRRTLRTIRDFNRRGVEG, encoded by the coding sequence ATGATACTGGACCATAGAGGGGACATCATATACAAATCCGCGGGCGTGGATGCGGCGCAGCCGCTATGCCACCGTTGCGGGAACAGGGACAGACGGTATTTCTACACCTACTATGCAGCATTTCATGAATCAAGGGTCATGTACTGCATGAAATGCGTCAGCCTGGGGCGCTCGGACAGCATGACACCACTGAAATTCAAAGACACTGAAAGGCTGGCGGAGTCGAGCCCCTATGGACTCGACTTCGAGCTCAGCGGGCAGCAGTCCCGTGCTTCAGAGCGGATTCTGGAGACAGTAAAGAAGGGCGGGGCACTGCTGCTCTATGCGGTGACGGGAGCTGGCAAGACGGAAATGACTTTTGAGAGTATCAGGTGGGCGCGGGGGGAGGGTCTGAATGTGGCCTTCGTCTCCCCGAGGATCGATGTGGTGAAAGAAGTGCATATGCGCCTTTGTGGAGCGTTCCAATCAAGCGAGATCGATCTGATGTACGATGGTGTCAAACAAGTATACAACCATCATTTTACGGTATGTACAGTCCATCAGCTGTACAACTTCGTCGACCACTTCGATTGCATTATCGTGGATGAAACGGATGCATTCCCGTTGCCGCAGGATCCGCTCCTCATGCATGCAATCCGTCGCGCAGCCACCGGACGGGCTTCTTTCATATTCATGACGGCGACGCCTTCCAGACAGCTGATCAGGGAGGTGGGCCAAGGAAACATCATCACACTGCCAAGGAGGTATCATGGCCATGACCTGGCAGTGCCGAAACTGGTCTGGCATAATGTCGCCCGGGATGTCAGCCGCAGACGTCTCCCCAAAAAGCTGATGATACTCATCAGGAGCATCCTGGCAGAAGAAAGGCGTGCACTCATATTCATACCGGAAATCGCCATGATGGATGCGCTCTTCAATCTCGTCAAAGTCCATTTCCCGGCATCCGCATCGGTTCATAGCGGCGACCCCGAGAGAAGCGGGAAAGTGGAACGGATGCGCACGGGGGAAATAGAAGTGATGCTGACGACGACGATCCTCGAGCGGGGCGTCACTTTCGACCGGCTCGATGCCATAATCGTCCATGCGGAAAGGTTCAATACTGAAAGCCTCATCCAGATGTGCGGCCGGGTGGGGAGGAAAACGACGGATCCGGTCGGCAGCATCTGGTTCATCGCCCACCATCAGAGTGCCGGAATCAGACGCACCCTCCGCACGATCCGTGATTTCAACCGCAGGGGGGTGGAGGGATGA
- a CDS encoding ComF family protein — protein MICYFCHEALMEEVDIANLFKRQGPLCHKCRGELSRWRAGRRCDFCHRLMEEQETKCLDCLFLSGRFQPPNSITCLLDYHGTAKMLFHRYKFTGDCALAEVLAMFLDRRFGEYEVIIPIPISRTRMKERGYNQTTMVLDAKGLRYSDFLETDERQRQSGLGKVARAQGENPFHLNCRREGLADKRILVIDDIYTTGMTVHQALEKLYTFSPASIDVLTFSKA, from the coding sequence ATGATCTGTTATTTCTGCCATGAAGCATTGATGGAAGAGGTGGATATCGCCAACCTCTTCAAGAGGCAAGGGCCACTGTGCCATAAATGCCGGGGAGAACTCTCCCGGTGGCGTGCAGGAAGACGCTGCGATTTTTGCCACAGATTGATGGAGGAGCAGGAAACAAAGTGTCTGGACTGCTTGTTCCTCTCCGGGCGATTCCAACCGCCAAACAGCATTACCTGTCTGCTCGACTATCACGGGACGGCAAAAATGCTTTTCCACCGCTACAAGTTTACAGGGGACTGCGCCCTTGCTGAAGTGCTCGCGATGTTTCTCGACAGGCGTTTTGGGGAATATGAAGTAATCATACCAATACCCATTTCCAGGACCCGGATGAAGGAGCGGGGCTACAATCAGACCACCATGGTGCTTGATGCGAAAGGCTTAAGGTACAGCGATTTTCTCGAGACAGACGAAAGACAGCGGCAGTCCGGCCTCGGCAAGGTGGCGCGGGCCCAAGGAGAAAACCCGTTCCATCTGAATTGCCGCCGTGAGGGACTGGCAGACAAGCGGATTCTTGTGATTGATGACATCTATACGACGGGCATGACGGTGCATCAGGCATTGGAGAAACTATACACCTTTTCCCCCGCCTCCATCGATGTGTTAACGTTTTCAAAAGCCTGA
- the hpf gene encoding ribosome hibernation-promoting factor, HPF/YfiA family, with product MIRCEIRGENIEVTDAIRSHIEEKVGKLERYFTNAPNTHAHVNIKTYGNKKGKVEITIPMKDLTLRAEERHDDLYAAVDLIIDKLERQIRKHKTKINRKFRERNPEQEFFAALEAGANGTQEEESDEGIDIVRSKQFQLKPMDSEEAVLQMNMLGHDFFIFNDRETEGTSIVYRRNDGKYGLIETNEGI from the coding sequence ATGATCAGATGTGAAATTCGTGGAGAAAATATCGAAGTGACGGACGCCATCAGAAGCCACATTGAGGAGAAAGTGGGCAAGCTGGAACGTTACTTCACAAATGCTCCAAACACACACGCCCATGTCAACATCAAGACTTATGGCAACAAGAAGGGCAAAGTTGAAATCACTATCCCTATGAAAGACCTGACATTACGTGCCGAGGAGAGGCATGATGATCTATATGCGGCTGTCGACCTCATCATAGACAAGCTGGAGAGGCAGATCAGAAAGCATAAGACGAAGATCAACCGTAAATTCAGGGAAAGGAACCCGGAACAGGAATTCTTTGCAGCCCTGGAAGCGGGCGCGAATGGCACGCAGGAAGAAGAGAGTGATGAAGGCATCGATATCGTGCGTTCCAAGCAGTTCCAGCTGAAGCCGATGGATTCCGAAGAGGCGGTATTGCAGATGAACATGCTCGGCCATGACTTCTTTATCTTCAACGATAGGGAGACGGAAGGCACAAGCATTGTCTATAGACGCAATGACGGCAAATATGGCCTGATTGAAACGAACGAAGGAATCTGA
- the secA gene encoding preprotein translocase subunit SecA: MSILDKIYDGNKRELKSLRKVADKVEDYKADFTKMSDEQLRTKTEEFKARLEDAKDEKQQEKMLDDILPEAFATVREASKRTLGLEPYPVQIMGGVTLHKGDIAEMKTGEGKTLTATMPVYLNALTGKGVHVITVNEYLSATQMEEMSILYNFLGLSVGLNLNAKSSEEKREAFAADITYTTNNELGFDYLRDNMVTYKKDRVLRGLNYAIIDEVDSILIDEARTPLIISGKADQSNTQYIQANAFVKMLKEDEDFTYDVKTKNIQLNDEGMEKAEKWFKVDNLYDVKHVNLLHHINQALKAHFSMQRDIDYVVEEEKIVIVDQFTGRKMKGRRFSDGLHQAIEAKEGVDIQNESKTMASITFQNFFRQFNKLSGMTGTAKTEEEEFLNIYNMKVTVIPTNRPIARIDRTDKIYSTKEYKFKHVIDEVAERYRNGQPVLIGTVAVETSEYISEMLRKKGIRHNVLNAKNHEREAEIIANAGKKGAVTIATNMAGRGTDIKLGEGVKDAGGLAVIGTERHESRRIDDQLRGRAGRQGDVGISTFYLSLEDDLMRRFGSERMQNTMQRLGMAEEELTSKMIARAVESAQKRVEGNNFDARKKLLEYDDVLRRQREIIYEERNEIIDKEDVREQLMGMMESSVERTTNYYILDDEELTDYEQFIRTVEDMYLTEESIEISDVRGKESEEIVALILEKIENELAAKEERLGSDKMRLFERMMMLRTIDQKWVEHIDSMDQLRTGIHLRSYGQINPLREYQNEGLQMFEDMLVSIEDDTAKYVMKTEVKSDEEIRREQVIDKGEMHAGDSKEKVGKGPVKKEMKVGRNDPCPCGSGKKYKNCHGK; the protein is encoded by the coding sequence ATGAGTATTTTGGATAAGATCTATGACGGCAATAAACGGGAGCTGAAATCTCTCCGTAAGGTTGCCGATAAAGTGGAAGACTATAAAGCGGATTTCACCAAGATGAGCGACGAACAGCTCAGGACGAAGACGGAAGAATTCAAAGCGAGACTCGAAGATGCCAAGGATGAGAAGCAGCAGGAGAAGATGCTGGATGACATCCTGCCTGAAGCATTTGCAACAGTACGGGAAGCATCGAAGCGTACACTGGGGCTGGAACCTTATCCTGTACAGATCATGGGTGGTGTGACCCTTCATAAGGGGGATATCGCCGAGATGAAGACAGGGGAAGGCAAGACCCTTACGGCGACGATGCCGGTGTACCTGAATGCCCTGACCGGGAAGGGCGTCCATGTCATCACGGTCAACGAATACCTTTCCGCAACGCAGATGGAGGAAATGTCGATTCTGTATAATTTCCTTGGCCTCAGTGTCGGACTGAACCTGAATGCGAAGAGCAGCGAAGAGAAGCGTGAAGCATTTGCTGCCGATATCACCTATACGACCAACAATGAACTTGGTTTCGACTACTTGAGGGACAACATGGTCACCTATAAGAAGGACCGGGTGCTCAGGGGACTGAACTATGCCATCATCGATGAGGTCGACTCCATCCTGATAGACGAAGCGCGTACACCGCTCATCATTTCAGGCAAGGCCGACCAGTCGAATACGCAGTACATCCAGGCAAATGCCTTTGTTAAAATGCTCAAGGAAGACGAAGATTTCACCTACGATGTCAAAACGAAGAATATCCAGCTCAATGATGAAGGGATGGAGAAGGCGGAGAAATGGTTTAAGGTGGACAACCTCTATGATGTGAAGCATGTGAATCTCCTGCATCACATCAATCAGGCGTTGAAGGCGCATTTCTCCATGCAGCGCGATATCGACTATGTGGTCGAAGAGGAGAAGATCGTCATCGTCGATCAGTTCACAGGCCGCAAGATGAAAGGACGGCGCTTCTCGGATGGGTTGCACCAGGCAATCGAAGCCAAGGAAGGTGTGGACATCCAGAACGAGTCGAAGACGATGGCATCCATCACATTCCAGAACTTCTTCAGACAGTTCAATAAGCTGTCGGGTATGACAGGTACAGCGAAAACCGAAGAGGAAGAGTTCCTGAACATATACAACATGAAAGTCACCGTCATCCCGACGAACAGGCCAATCGCAAGGATCGACCGTACGGATAAGATCTATTCGACGAAGGAATATAAATTCAAGCATGTCATCGATGAAGTGGCGGAAAGATACCGCAACGGCCAGCCGGTACTCATCGGTACGGTGGCTGTCGAAACAAGTGAGTATATCTCAGAGATGCTGCGCAAAAAGGGCATCCGCCATAACGTACTCAATGCGAAGAACCATGAAAGGGAAGCGGAGATCATCGCGAATGCAGGCAAGAAGGGCGCGGTGACCATCGCCACGAACATGGCCGGGCGTGGTACGGACATCAAGCTCGGCGAAGGCGTCAAAGATGCCGGCGGACTCGCGGTCATCGGTACCGAACGGCATGAGTCGAGACGTATAGACGACCAGCTCCGTGGACGTGCAGGCCGCCAGGGGGATGTCGGCATCAGTACATTCTACCTGTCCCTTGAAGATGATCTGATGAGGCGCTTCGGTTCCGAACGCATGCAGAATACGATGCAGCGGCTCGGGATGGCCGAGGAGGAACTGACTTCCAAGATGATAGCCAGGGCGGTCGAATCCGCACAGAAGCGTGTCGAAGGAAACAACTTCGACGCCCGGAAGAAACTGCTTGAATATGATGATGTGCTGAGACGCCAACGGGAGATCATCTACGAAGAGAGAAATGAAATCATCGACAAGGAAGATGTGCGCGAGCAGCTCATGGGCATGATGGAATCTTCAGTCGAACGTACGACCAACTATTATATACTGGATGATGAGGAACTGACGGACTATGAGCAGTTCATCAGGACGGTCGAAGATATGTATCTGACTGAGGAATCCATTGAAATCAGCGATGTCAGGGGCAAGGAGAGTGAGGAGATCGTTGCACTCATTCTCGAAAAGATTGAAAATGAACTGGCAGCGAAGGAAGAAAGACTGGGCTCTGATAAAATGAGGTTGTTCGAACGCATGATGATGCTGCGGACGATCGACCAGAAGTGGGTCGAGCATATCGACAGCATGGACCAGCTTAGGACAGGCATCCACCTCCGTTCCTATGGACAGATCAACCCGCTTCGGGAATATCAGAATGAAGGCCTTCAGATGTTCGAGGACATGCTTGTATCCATTGAAGATGATACTGCGAAGTATGTCATGAAGACGGAAGTGAAGTCCGATGAAGAGATCAGGCGCGAGCAGGTCATCGACAAGGGTGAAATGCATGCAGGAGACAGCAAGGAAAAGGTTGGGAAAGGACCGGTCAAAAAAGAAATGAAAGTCGGTCGCAACGATCCCTGCCCATGCGGCTCAGGGAAGAAATACAAAAATTGCCACGGTAAATAG
- the prfB gene encoding peptide chain release factor 2 (programmed frameshift), whose translation MELYEVRNFIADMHGKLDDFRGSLDLEEKEIQIREYEERMTDPGFWDNQEEAQQVIDSNNNLKRVVDEFHNIEAAVEDIEVSHELLKEENDEDMYRTLEENVSQVRAQIEAFELNMLLNNEHDELNAILELHPGAGGTESQDWAEMLLRMYQRYADQQGFKVETLDYQAGDEAGVKSVALLIKGLNSYGLLKAEKGVHRLVRISPFDSSGRRHTSFVSCEVTPQFENQDIKIEVKPEEISVDTYRASGAGGQHVNTTDSAVRITHHPTGIVVTCQNERSQIKNRDQAMTMLKSKLYQRQLEEQRAEIDAIKGEQKEIGWGSQIRSYVFHPYSMVKDHRTNMEVGNTDKVMDGDIGPFIDAYLRMTMDDE comes from the exons ATGGAATTGTATGAAGTAAGGAATTTCATTGCCGATATGCACGGGAAACTTGATGACTTCAGGGGGTCTCTT GACTTAGAGGAAAAAGAGATCCAAATCAGGGAGTATGAGGAAAGGATGACCGATCCGGGCTTCTGGGACAACCAGGAGGAGGCACAGCAGGTCATCGACAGCAACAACAATCTTAAAAGAGTGGTGGATGAATTCCATAACATCGAAGCCGCTGTCGAAGATATTGAAGTTTCACACGAACTGCTCAAAGAGGAAAATGATGAAGATATGTACCGTACACTGGAAGAGAATGTTTCCCAGGTCCGGGCGCAGATCGAGGCATTCGAACTCAATATGCTGCTGAACAACGAGCATGATGAACTGAACGCAATCCTCGAACTCCACCCTGGAGCGGGTGGCACCGAATCCCAGGACTGGGCGGAAATGCTGCTCCGGATGTATCAGCGTTATGCCGACCAGCAGGGCTTCAAAGTCGAGACGCTCGACTATCAGGCGGGGGATGAGGCCGGCGTCAAAAGTGTCGCACTGCTGATCAAGGGTCTCAACAGCTATGGGCTGTTGAAAGCCGAGAAGGGCGTCCATCGTCTGGTGCGCATCTCCCCATTCGATTCATCAGGCAGACGCCACACTTCCTTTGTTTCATGTGAAGTCACACCACAGTTCGAGAACCAGGATATCAAGATAGAAGTGAAGCCGGAAGAGATCAGCGTCGATACTTACCGTGCAAGCGGCGCCGGCGGTCAGCACGTCAATACAACCGATTCGGCAGTACGTATCACCCACCATCCGACCGGCATCGTCGTCACGTGCCAGAATGAACGCTCGCAGATCAAAAACCGCGACCAGGCGATGACGATGCTGAAATCCAAGCTGTATCAGAGACAGCTTGAAGAGCAGCGGGCAGAAATCGATGCCATCAAGGGCGAACAGAAGGAAATCGGATGGGGAAGCCAGATCCGTTCCTACGTGTTCCACCCTTACTCCATGGTCAAGGACCATCGTACGAACATGGAGGTCGGCAATACCGACAAGGTCATGGATGGCGACATCGGCCCATTCATCGATGCCTATCTCCGGATGACAATGGACGATGAATGA
- a CDS encoding c-type cytochrome, which produces MKKFWLLMSFAMVLVLGACGGDSGGDSEESTEEATTEETTEEATEETTEESTEESTEESDSADAGDSELAQEAFQQNNCMSCHGENLEGASGPALTDVGSRLSEDEIRTTIEEGGNGMPAGLVSDEEELDALVQWLSSQTGE; this is translated from the coding sequence ATGAAGAAGTTCTGGTTACTTATGAGTTTCGCGATGGTGCTTGTACTTGGCGCTTGTGGGGGAGATTCCGGCGGAGATTCGGAAGAATCGACTGAAGAAGCGACAACAGAGGAGACGACCGAAGAGGCAACTGAGGAGACTACTGAGGAATCAACTGAAGAAAGTACAGAGGAATCCGATAGCGCAGACGCGGGAGATTCCGAACTCGCCCAGGAAGCCTTCCAGCAGAACAACTGCATGAGCTGTCACGGTGAAAATCTGGAAGGTGCGAGCGGTCCGGCACTGACAGATGTAGGCAGCCGACTTTCAGAAGATGAGATCCGTACGACGATCGAAGAGGGCGGCAATGGTATGCCAGCCGGTCTGGTAAGTGATGAAGAGGAATTGGATGCACTTGTACAGTGGCTGTCCTCCCAGACAGGAGAATAA
- a CDS encoding LysM peptidoglycan-binding domain-containing protein gives MKKTLLSVATVTALTGIASHNISAAEYTVESGDTLWSLANESGTSVSSLKEVNGLSGDLIIPGDVIELDAEAEASEEATQENDGTYVIKSGDTLFEIGQKFNVDYQKIMEWNNLSSDLIYAGKTLIVAASAAPATETVEEAPAVQEAPAVEEAPAVQEAPAVEEQAEVVEEAPAVEETVQDQPSAPAAEQNNNQAAEQRAAEQAAAEQRAAEQAAAEQRAAEQAEAERQERIQQREAEQAQAEQQQAQQAQSQQVSTGGGNAASVARSVAAGKSYVYGGNSASAVDCSALAQQFMKAYKGKSIPRTAASQMAAGTQVSNPQAGDLVFFNGGSHVGIYIGNGQMIDALNPSEGVGQRSVSYVHGTVDGYFRY, from the coding sequence ATGAAGAAGACACTATTATCAGTCGCAACTGTAACAGCACTTACAGGAATTGCATCCCATAATATATCAGCAGCAGAGTACACGGTAGAGAGCGGAGATACACTGTGGAGCCTGGCAAATGAAAGCGGCACTTCCGTATCCAGCCTTAAGGAAGTCAATGGACTTTCCGGAGATCTCATCATCCCTGGGGATGTAATTGAACTTGATGCAGAAGCAGAAGCTTCTGAAGAAGCCACTCAGGAAAATGACGGTACATACGTCATCAAATCTGGCGACACACTCTTTGAAATCGGCCAGAAATTCAATGTAGACTATCAAAAGATCATGGAGTGGAACAACCTTTCCTCCGACCTGATCTATGCAGGCAAGACACTGATCGTAGCTGCAAGTGCAGCACCGGCTACTGAAACTGTAGAAGAAGCTCCAGCAGTACAGGAAGCACCAGCAGTTGAAGAAGCTCCGGCAGTACAGGAAGCACCAGCAGTTGAAGAACAGGCAGAAGTTGTAGAGGAAGCTCCAGCAGTTGAAGAGACTGTACAGGACCAGCCTTCTGCACCAGCAGCCGAGCAAAATAATAATCAAGCAGCAGAGCAAAGAGCGGCAGAACAGGCTGCAGCAGAGCAAAGAGCGGCAGAACAAGCTGCAGCAGAACAGCGTGCGGCAGAACAGGCAGAAGCTGAGCGTCAGGAAAGAATCCAGCAGCGTGAAGCCGAGCAGGCCCAAGCTGAGCAGCAGCAGGCTCAACAGGCACAGTCCCAGCAGGTTTCCACTGGCGGCGGCAATGCAGCATCCGTTGCACGTTCCGTAGCGGCAGGCAAGTCCTACGTCTATGGCGGCAACTCTGCTTCAGCAGTGGACTGCTCCGCACTGGCTCAGCAGTTCATGAAGGCCTATAAAGGCAAAAGCATCCCGAGAACAGCTGCATCCCAGATGGCAGCAGGCACACAAGTATCCAACCCACAGGCTGGGGACCTTGTATTCTTCAACGGTGGTTCCCACGTTGGGATCTACATCGGCAACGGTCAGATGATCGATGCACTCAACCCTTCCGAAGGTGTTGGCCAGCGTTCTGTAAGCTATGTACACGGTACAGTAGACGGATACTTCAGGTACTAA
- a CDS encoding redoxin family protein produces MKNIIIIALLAVFFFLVGAGIAAVVNMSEEGLKEQSLQTLQDSEGRDNHHAVGMNIVGEPVEGVRNDTESLESIIQSNEVTVINFFASWCDPCRRETPELNEFHAANQEKPVGIVGINVDDRADNRDAFLEEFEVAYPVFEFADESGSIEEYNIHLMPTTFFVDSEGEIIRAYVGEVEQNLINNYINYVKEAS; encoded by the coding sequence ATGAAAAATATAATCATAATTGCGTTACTGGCAGTATTCTTTTTCCTGGTCGGTGCAGGTATTGCGGCGGTGGTGAACATGTCCGAGGAAGGGCTCAAGGAGCAGTCGCTTCAGACGCTCCAGGATTCGGAAGGGCGTGACAACCATCATGCGGTCGGCATGAACATCGTCGGAGAACCGGTGGAGGGCGTCCGAAATGATACGGAGTCGCTGGAATCGATCATCCAGTCGAACGAGGTGACGGTCATCAACTTCTTCGCCTCCTGGTGCGATCCATGCCGGAGGGAAACGCCGGAACTGAATGAATTCCATGCAGCCAATCAGGAGAAGCCGGTTGGGATCGTCGGCATCAATGTCGATGACAGGGCGGATAATAGGGATGCCTTTCTGGAGGAGTTCGAAGTGGCATATCCGGTATTCGAATTTGCGGACGAGTCCGGGTCCATTGAAGAATATAATATCCATCTCATGCCGACCACCTTCTTTGTGGATAGTGAGGGGGAAATCATCAGGGCGTATGTCGGCGAAGTGGAGCAGAATCTGATCAATAACTACATCAATTACGTCAAGGAGGCATCCTAA
- a CDS encoding YfbR-like 5'-deoxynucleotidase, whose protein sequence is MGVHQYFKSLNDLEKLVRCPGKFKYQEHNVAAHSFKVTKIAQYLGTVEEHHGSEIDWKSLYEKALNHDYPEIFTGDIKTPVKYASGELNMLFKEVEESMTTRFIEEEFPPEYQDIYLKRLREGKDGTLEGQILSVADKIDLLYESFGEIQKRNPEPLFFEIYEMSLLTIKKFSHLMCVQDFLENILTDMLKERFIPKTELMDITESIMNKET, encoded by the coding sequence ATGGGAGTTCATCAGTATTTTAAAAGTTTGAATGATCTGGAGAAGCTGGTCAGATGTCCGGGTAAATTCAAATACCAGGAGCATAATGTCGCTGCCCACTCATTCAAAGTGACGAAGATTGCACAGTATCTTGGAACGGTGGAAGAGCATCATGGCAGCGAAATCGATTGGAAGAGCCTATATGAAAAAGCATTGAACCATGATTATCCGGAAATTTTCACGGGGGATATCAAGACGCCTGTCAAATATGCCTCCGGAGAGCTCAATATGCTCTTCAAGGAAGTCGAGGAAAGCATGACGACACGGTTTATAGAAGAAGAATTCCCGCCTGAATATCAGGATATCTATCTCAAGCGTCTCCGCGAGGGCAAGGATGGGACCCTTGAGGGGCAGATTCTTTCAGTGGCGGATAAGATCGACCTTCTGTATGAATCGTTCGGGGAGATACAGAAGCGGAACCCGGAACCCCTGTTCTTCGAAATATACGAGATGTCCCTCCTCACCATCAAAAAGTTCTCCCATCTCATGTGCGTACAGGACTTTCTCGAGAACATACTGACGGATATGCTGAAAGAGCGGTTCATACCAAAAACCGAACTGATGGATATTACAGAGTCCATCATGAACAAGGAGACCTGA